One segment of Fibrobacter sp. UWB10 DNA contains the following:
- a CDS encoding glycosyltransferase family 2 protein, giving the protein MKLSFVIPCYRSENTIETVVQEIRETVATRPGTDYEIVLVNDCSPDGVWQVIKKLAAADNKIKGICLAKNFGQHSALMAGYGQATGDYIISLDDDGQTPASESFKLVDKLEEGYDVVYGYYQHSAQHLFRRFGTWVNKKMAEAIIGQPKTLRTTSFFIMRKFIVDEIVRYPNPFAYISGLVFRATKNLGNVEVQHRRRLEGRSGYTLAGLIGLWINGFTAFSVKPLRAATFIGVICALVGFLAGLYVVYQKFLNPEIPVGYTSMLATLLFIGGMIMLLLGLIGEYVGRIYISINQSPQYVVRERTF; this is encoded by the coding sequence ATGAAACTCTCTTTTGTAATTCCCTGTTACCGTAGCGAGAACACCATCGAAACCGTGGTGCAAGAAATCCGCGAAACCGTAGCCACGCGCCCCGGCACCGACTACGAAATCGTGCTAGTGAACGACTGCAGCCCCGATGGCGTATGGCAAGTTATCAAGAAGCTCGCCGCAGCCGACAACAAGATTAAAGGAATCTGCCTCGCCAAGAACTTCGGGCAACACAGCGCCCTAATGGCAGGCTACGGCCAAGCCACCGGCGACTACATCATCAGCCTCGATGACGACGGCCAAACCCCCGCCAGCGAAAGTTTCAAGCTTGTAGACAAACTAGAAGAAGGCTACGACGTCGTTTACGGTTACTACCAGCATTCGGCACAGCACCTGTTCCGCCGTTTTGGCACCTGGGTCAACAAGAAAATGGCCGAAGCTATCATTGGTCAACCCAAGACGCTCCGCACAACGAGTTTCTTTATTATGCGCAAGTTCATCGTCGATGAAATCGTGCGCTACCCTAACCCATTCGCCTATATTAGCGGGCTCGTTTTCCGCGCCACCAAGAACCTTGGCAACGTCGAAGTACAACACCGCCGCCGTCTCGAAGGCCGCTCCGGCTACACGCTCGCAGGCCTTATCGGGCTCTGGATCAACGGCTTTACCGCATTCTCCGTCAAGCCGCTCCGCGCTGCGACTTTTATTGGCGTTATCTGCGCCCTCGTAGGTTTTCTCGCAGGCCTCTACGTCGTTTACCAGAAATTCCTCAATCCCGAAATTCCCGTAGGCTACACCAGCATGCTCGCCACCCTACTATTTATCGGAGGCATGATTATGCTGTTGCTCGGACTCATCGGCGAATACGTGGGCCGCATCTACATCAGCATCAACCAGTCGCCGCAATACGTGGTGCGGGAACGAACGTTTTAG
- a CDS encoding helix-turn-helix transcriptional regulator: MWNEMTTPSILKEMGSRLKEYRLRKGLMQSELAESAGVGVGTIAKMERGGAVSVQILLSVLRSLGMLENVEQLLPEPPVSPLLLRKLQGGKIQRIKRSNAK; this comes from the coding sequence ATGTGGAACGAAATGACTACACCCTCCATTTTGAAGGAAATGGGCTCAAGGCTCAAGGAATACCGCCTGCGTAAAGGGCTTATGCAGTCTGAACTGGCTGAGTCTGCCGGCGTGGGCGTAGGTACAATTGCCAAGATGGAACGCGGAGGCGCCGTGTCCGTACAAATCCTTTTAAGTGTGCTGCGTTCCCTAGGCATGCTTGAAAATGTAGAGCAGCTTTTGCCTGAGCCCCCCGTAAGTCCACTCTTGTTGCGCAAGTTGCAGGGCGGCAAGATTCAGCGTATTAAACGGAGCAATGCCAAATGA
- a CDS encoding polysaccharide ABC transporter ATP-binding protein, whose translation MTAIEFENISKQYRLGLVSTGTLSHDLNRFWQTKVLRREDPYLKVGEVNDRAHKGASDYVWALKDINFKVEQGDVVGIIGRNGAGKSTLLKLLSRVTAPTTGTIRARGRIASLLEVGTGFHPEMTGRENIYMNGAIMGMSRAEITRKLDEIVDFSGCERYLDTPVKRYSSGMTVRLGFAIAAHLEPEILVVDEVLAVGDAEFQKKAIGKMQDVSRGEGRTVLFVSHNMGSMRQLCKIGILLNQGQISYSGSIEETISFYLASETNQHSYQASPSNAKNIRIQSVQLLNQDEIPCDHFQHTDEILIDIKIKSTISAPETFLLISILDYQNRKIFSAETPIFDTKRLKIHSPFLTRGHYSIQTIIYRPAVTVYEQIDKICSFDIVDAGSEFAKLETFDYGCVFGSYDWIDK comes from the coding sequence ATGACCGCGATCGAGTTCGAAAACATCAGCAAGCAGTATCGCCTGGGGCTAGTGAGCACCGGAACGCTCAGCCACGACCTGAACAGGTTCTGGCAGACCAAGGTGCTGCGCCGCGAGGACCCTTACCTCAAGGTGGGCGAAGTCAACGACCGCGCGCACAAGGGCGCAAGCGACTACGTGTGGGCCCTGAAGGACATCAACTTCAAGGTGGAGCAGGGCGACGTCGTGGGAATCATCGGGCGTAACGGCGCCGGCAAGAGCACGCTCCTCAAGTTGCTCAGCCGCGTGACCGCCCCCACCACCGGCACCATCCGCGCGCGGGGCCGCATCGCGAGCCTCCTCGAAGTGGGCACCGGATTCCACCCGGAAATGACCGGCCGCGAGAACATCTACATGAACGGCGCCATCATGGGCATGAGCCGCGCCGAGATTACCCGCAAGCTCGACGAAATCGTGGACTTCAGCGGCTGCGAACGCTACCTGGACACCCCCGTGAAACGCTACAGCAGCGGCATGACCGTACGTCTCGGGTTCGCCATCGCGGCACACCTGGAACCCGAAATATTGGTGGTGGACGAAGTGCTTGCCGTGGGCGACGCCGAATTCCAGAAAAAAGCCATCGGCAAGATGCAGGACGTAAGCCGCGGCGAGGGCAGAACCGTGCTGTTCGTAAGCCACAATATGGGGAGCATGCGTCAACTCTGCAAGATTGGAATTTTATTAAATCAAGGGCAAATCTCTTATTCTGGTAGCATTGAAGAAACCATTTCTTTTTATCTGGCCTCTGAAACAAACCAGCATTCATACCAAGCAAGTCCATCTAATGCAAAAAATATACGCATTCAATCAGTACAGCTCCTTAATCAAGACGAAATACCATGTGATCATTTTCAGCATACGGACGAAATTCTAATAGATATAAAGATAAAATCAACAATAAGTGCTCCAGAAACATTTTTGCTCATATCCATATTAGATTATCAAAACAGAAAGATATTCTCTGCGGAGACCCCTATTTTCGACACAAAAAGGCTGAAGATTCATTCTCCGTTTCTTACACGTGGTCATTATTCTATTCAAACAATCATCTATCGCCCCGCCGTTACCGTATACGAACAAATAGATAAAATCTGCAGTTTTGATATTGTTGATGCAGGCTCTGAATTTGCAAAATTAGAAACCTTTGATTACGGATGTGTCTTTGGATCTTATGATTGGATTGATAAATAA
- a CDS encoding CatB-related O-acetyltransferase, with translation MIGLINKIFGRKPKKEETKTTLYTKDVLGFQYAIGDFTYGIPTIMHWGEKATLKIGKFCSIAKDVTIFLGGNHRTDWVSTYPFNVLNELFPNARDITGHPGTKGDVIIDNDVWIGWGATILSGVTIGNGAVVAAKAVVTKDVPPYAVVAGNPAQIVKYRFSTETINSLQKIQWWNWPIEKINCNVRKICNRDMDTFIKEHLNDSI, from the coding sequence ATGATTGGATTGATAAATAAAATTTTTGGACGAAAGCCTAAAAAAGAAGAAACTAAAACGACTTTATATACAAAGGACGTTTTAGGATTCCAATACGCTATTGGAGACTTTACATATGGGATTCCAACAATTATGCATTGGGGCGAAAAGGCTACATTGAAAATCGGAAAATTTTGTTCCATTGCAAAGGATGTTACCATTTTTTTGGGTGGTAATCACAGAACCGATTGGGTCTCAACGTACCCATTCAATGTCTTGAATGAGCTGTTCCCTAATGCACGTGATATTACAGGGCATCCTGGTACGAAAGGCGATGTGATTATTGACAATGACGTTTGGATTGGTTGGGGAGCAACAATTCTCTCTGGGGTTACCATTGGAAACGGGGCTGTTGTTGCGGCAAAAGCTGTTGTAACAAAAGATGTCCCGCCTTATGCGGTTGTTGCAGGAAATCCCGCTCAGATAGTAAAATACCGTTTTTCAACAGAAACAATTAATTCGTTACAAAAAATACAATGGTGGAATTGGCCTATAGAAAAAATCAATTGCAATGTTAGGAAAATTTGCAATAGAGATATGGACACTTTCATCAAGGAGCATCTCAATGACTCCATTTAA
- a CDS encoding glycosyltransferase family 92 protein, with protein MITFRLQNLIIAMKQHSWQAIIGRSKEILKGILYKSHSLPNLTVEGNDKQQIHQISIVAIVKNEALYIREWIEYHLIIGVEHFYIYDNESSDDLRSILDSYIKKGIVSYIFCPGTTMQMPAYNDASVRFKKNNRWIGFIDIDEFVVINPKYYRNLKEVLTHFEPYDMLGINWCMYDCNGKKNKPTSGYVISNYTRRFDNDNNPLNRHLKCFVKPNAIKVILTPHYMHLFRGKKAVNENEEKLITPFPPQNSLNKIRINHYFSKSEEEYVKKISRGRSDIAQKRSFNRNAFDFSYEKTKENDIDMQKYIDILKNRIPDTYR; from the coding sequence ATGATTACCTTCCGTTTGCAAAACCTAATAATCGCAATGAAACAACATTCTTGGCAAGCAATTATTGGGCGTTCAAAAGAAATCTTAAAAGGGATTTTGTACAAGTCTCACTCACTTCCAAACTTAACCGTGGAAGGAAATGATAAGCAGCAAATTCATCAAATATCAATTGTTGCTATTGTAAAAAATGAAGCATTATACATTCGTGAATGGATAGAATATCATCTAATCATCGGCGTAGAACACTTTTACATTTACGACAACGAATCCAGCGATGACCTTCGATCTATATTGGACTCTTACATAAAAAAAGGAATTGTTTCATACATTTTTTGTCCAGGAACAACAATGCAAATGCCCGCATATAACGACGCATCCGTCCGATTTAAAAAAAATAATCGCTGGATCGGATTTATCGACATTGATGAATTTGTCGTCATAAACCCCAAATACTATAGAAATTTAAAAGAAGTATTGACACATTTCGAACCATACGACATGCTTGGCATAAATTGGTGTATGTATGATTGTAATGGGAAAAAAAATAAACCAACAAGTGGATACGTGATTTCTAACTATACCCGTAGATTCGACAACGACAACAATCCTTTAAACAGGCATTTAAAATGTTTTGTCAAACCCAATGCAATTAAAGTAATTTTAACACCACACTACATGCATCTATTTCGAGGGAAAAAAGCAGTTAATGAAAACGAAGAAAAATTAATCACTCCGTTTCCTCCCCAAAACTCATTAAATAAAATTAGAATTAATCACTATTTTTCCAAAAGTGAAGAGGAATATGTAAAAAAAATTTCTCGGGGACGTTCTGACATAGCTCAGAAAAGATCATTCAATCGCAATGCTTTTGACTTTTCTTACGAAAAAACAAAAGAAAATGATATCGATATGCAAAAATACATAGACATTCTAAAAAACAGAATCCCCGACACTTATAGGTAA
- a CDS encoding type II toxin-antitoxin system HipA family toxin: protein MSELVVNVRLWGKPIGALSWDTSRGVAYFEYEPNFVRNPLPVSPIKMPVAKGVFSFAENRNNCFRGLPGLIADSLPDRFGDQIISEWFQTMGRPLETVTPLERLCYVGKRSMGALEFEPSLSTLGLDESTEIFVGDLVKLAESVFRDREKFREKLVQQDKTLYDILRVGTSAGGAKPKAIIAYNESTGEVRSGQVPAPKGFEYWLLKFDGVSYREHDSITEIPRGIGNVEYAYYKMALRAGIRMSESRILEDSCGCHFMTKRFDRKCDGSKLHMQTLAALAHLDRDARHSYEDAFAVMRKLGLDAKADEDIFRCMVFNVLAKNNDDHTKNISFLMDESGIWKLAPAYDLCYANNPRSRWINRHQMSVNMKQENVSRDDLKAVAERVGIRKYAGIIDQVENAVACWNEIAKDCGVRENHREEISRELLTSNGIRLFPRIRYVLGND, encoded by the coding sequence ATGAGCGAACTTGTCGTAAACGTGCGTTTGTGGGGCAAGCCTATCGGGGCGTTGTCGTGGGATACCTCGCGGGGTGTTGCCTATTTTGAATATGAACCCAATTTTGTCCGCAATCCGTTGCCGGTATCCCCGATAAAGATGCCCGTGGCAAAGGGTGTTTTCTCTTTTGCCGAGAATAGGAACAACTGCTTTCGCGGACTCCCAGGACTCATTGCGGATTCGCTCCCGGATAGGTTCGGTGACCAGATTATATCGGAATGGTTCCAGACCATGGGACGACCGCTAGAGACGGTGACTCCGCTGGAACGCCTGTGCTATGTCGGCAAGCGTTCTATGGGCGCCTTGGAATTTGAACCTAGCTTGTCTACGCTGGGACTAGACGAATCTACAGAAATTTTTGTGGGCGATCTCGTAAAACTGGCCGAGAGTGTTTTTCGGGACCGCGAAAAATTCCGGGAAAAGCTTGTCCAACAGGATAAGACTTTGTACGATATTTTACGAGTTGGAACTTCTGCTGGTGGTGCAAAACCCAAAGCGATTATTGCCTATAACGAATCCACGGGTGAGGTGCGTAGTGGCCAGGTGCCTGCGCCAAAAGGGTTCGAATATTGGCTGCTCAAGTTTGACGGTGTAAGTTATCGAGAACATGATAGCATTACCGAAATCCCCCGCGGGATCGGCAATGTTGAATACGCTTATTACAAGATGGCGTTACGGGCTGGAATCCGCATGAGCGAAAGCCGCATTCTGGAAGATAGCTGCGGTTGCCACTTTATGACCAAGCGTTTTGATCGCAAATGTGACGGGTCTAAACTGCACATGCAAACGCTTGCGGCCTTGGCCCACTTGGATCGAGACGCACGTCATTCATACGAGGATGCCTTTGCTGTAATGCGCAAACTCGGGCTCGATGCCAAGGCCGACGAAGACATATTCCGTTGCATGGTGTTCAATGTGTTGGCAAAAAACAATGACGACCACACCAAGAACATTTCCTTCTTGATGGATGAATCCGGTATCTGGAAACTTGCTCCCGCATATGACTTGTGCTATGCCAACAACCCGAGGAGTCGCTGGATAAATCGCCACCAGATGTCAGTGAATATGAAACAAGAGAATGTCTCGCGCGATGATCTTAAAGCGGTGGCGGAACGCGTCGGAATCCGCAAGTACGCGGGAATTATAGACCAAGTCGAAAATGCTGTTGCTTGTTGGAACGAGATTGCAAAGGACTGCGGCGTTCGCGAAAACCATCGCGAAGAGATTTCGCGCGAATTGCTTACGTCGAATGGCATCCGCCTATTTCCAAGAATCAGATATGTGCTTGGGAATGATTGA
- a CDS encoding glycosyltransferase family 2 protein: MIKVSVIVPVYKVPLEYLRACLDSLTAQTMQECEFILVSDGAPEAECSVCEEFSAKDSRFKFFRREHSGVSATRNYGIEYAQGEFLTFVDSDDWIAKDSCDIAYNYAKRNNSDIVLWEAAQDLNGCQKYGFFSSTPINILSEKQIDSIISNIIYTTAKKYYSASLVCCKLFKKNLIIQNNIRYPESLIMSEDRIFNISAYKHSKKISYLNSIMYFYRIHNQSASHRYIPHAFEQYSAFIKLLDKDTRKKNINAINNEIVRSFFLSWQTYYLHNENKASFKSKVNEIKDVIKTYFFQQALKKKFHEFPQIIQIEIFCFKHNIFFPIYIHSLKALLKKHIIRDQST; this comes from the coding sequence ATGATTAAAGTTTCCGTCATTGTCCCCGTTTACAAAGTCCCGTTGGAATACCTTCGAGCCTGTTTAGACTCCTTGACAGCCCAAACAATGCAGGAATGCGAATTCATCTTGGTTTCAGACGGAGCTCCAGAAGCAGAATGTTCTGTTTGCGAAGAATTCTCCGCCAAGGATTCCCGATTCAAGTTTTTCAGGCGAGAACATTCCGGCGTTTCTGCAACGAGAAATTATGGCATAGAGTATGCACAAGGAGAGTTCCTAACCTTTGTTGACAGCGATGATTGGATAGCCAAAGATTCATGCGATATTGCCTACAACTATGCAAAACGCAACAACAGTGACATTGTCCTATGGGAGGCCGCACAGGACCTTAATGGTTGTCAAAAATATGGTTTTTTTTCAAGCACCCCCATAAACATCTTATCTGAAAAACAAATAGATTCTATTATCAGCAATATTATTTATACTACAGCAAAAAAATACTATAGTGCATCTTTAGTATGCTGTAAACTTTTCAAAAAAAATCTCATTATCCAGAATAACATTCGCTATCCAGAATCACTGATAATGAGTGAAGACAGAATATTTAACATATCTGCCTACAAACATTCAAAAAAAATATCCTATCTAAATAGCATAATGTATTTTTATAGAATCCATAATCAATCTGCATCACACAGATACATACCACATGCATTTGAACAATATAGCGCGTTCATCAAACTATTAGACAAAGACACAAGAAAAAAAAACATCAACGCAATTAACAATGAAATAGTAAGATCGTTTTTTTTAAGTTGGCAAACATATTACTTGCACAATGAAAACAAAGCATCATTTAAAAGTAAAGTCAATGAAATAAAAGATGTTATAAAAACATATTTTTTTCAACAGGCTTTGAAAAAAAAATTCCACGAATTTCCTCAAATAATTCAAATCGAAATTTTTTGTTTCAAGCACAATATTTTTTTCCCAATATACATTCATAGTTTAAAAGCCTTATTAAAGAAGCATATCATCCGAGATCAATCAACATGA
- a CDS encoding glycosyltransferase — protein sequence MAFVAVSIIMPVYNSKNRVRFAIESVLSQDFDSFELILVDDGSTDSSGIICDEYAKEDSRIHVIHQENAGTSAARNAGLKIAKGKYITFCDHDDEYLPHLLRDNYELIEKEKADVLQFSINRIYTESNNLVVEQRLKNGSVLAEDLPYKYLDVRLNENFIDVWNHFYKRDIVSDLTFDSIFNHGMEDICFNLALMSRVKQKYVFNSGVYYNHYLYSNSSGSVSKLKASSNVVEQLQILFDLEYDCLKNFFAPQNGSERRCVKILKKSFCFLVNRVNLASKKDFDKFRKMNLFCNYPFKLSKLDNLFLWSFNNNYWLFRFLLKLGFGDVENGYEQSWLYVFFYNLYRSKRGRWLFDLCDVCVKVLTLPFRLVK from the coding sequence ATGGCGTTCGTTGCAGTAAGTATTATAATGCCTGTGTATAATTCCAAAAACAGGGTCCGTTTTGCTATAGAGAGTGTTCTTTCTCAAGATTTTGATTCTTTTGAACTCATTCTTGTAGACGATGGTTCCACAGATAGTAGCGGGATTATTTGTGATGAATATGCAAAAGAAGATTCTAGAATTCACGTAATTCATCAAGAAAATGCAGGGACTTCGGCTGCGAGAAACGCCGGATTGAAGATTGCGAAAGGAAAATACATTACTTTTTGCGATCATGATGATGAATATTTGCCTCATTTACTACGCGATAATTACGAACTGATAGAAAAAGAGAAGGCGGATGTGTTGCAATTTTCCATTAATAGAATTTATACAGAGTCGAATAATCTTGTAGTAGAGCAACGACTAAAAAATGGTTCTGTTTTAGCTGAAGATTTGCCTTATAAGTATTTAGACGTTCGTTTAAATGAGAATTTTATCGATGTTTGGAATCACTTTTATAAAAGAGATATTGTTTCTGATTTAACGTTTGATTCTATTTTTAATCATGGAATGGAAGATATTTGCTTTAACTTAGCTTTAATGTCCCGGGTAAAGCAAAAATATGTATTTAATTCTGGAGTATATTATAATCATTATTTGTACTCTAATTCATCTGGTTCTGTTTCGAAGTTAAAAGCATCTAGTAATGTTGTCGAGCAGTTGCAAATCCTTTTTGATTTGGAATATGATTGTTTAAAGAATTTCTTTGCCCCGCAAAACGGGAGCGAAAGAAGATGCGTTAAAATTTTAAAGAAAAGTTTTTGTTTTTTAGTCAATCGCGTGAATCTTGCTTCAAAAAAAGATTTTGACAAGTTTAGAAAAATGAATTTGTTTTGCAACTATCCATTCAAATTGAGCAAATTGGACAATCTTTTTTTGTGGTCGTTTAATAATAACTATTGGTTATTTAGGTTTTTGTTAAAACTCGGATTTGGAGATGTAGAAAATGGTTATGAACAATCTTGGTTATACGTTTTTTTTTATAACCTATATCGATCAAAAAGAGGACGTTGGCTTTTTGATCTTTGTGACGTCTGCGTAAAAGTTTTAACACTGCCTTTTAGATTGGTTAAATAG
- the rhuM gene encoding RhuM family protein, with protein sequence MSEKEALPVAEKNEIIVYQPEGGEFHIEVRVENETVWLTQAQMAELFSTDRTSINRHIRNIFQTQELDEKSTCAKIAQVRMEGGRAIKRMQPFYNLDMIISVGYRVNSICGTRFRRWANQVLKEHMLRGFSINQRLISHENKLESHDSRIMNLEKQVDFFVKANLPPSEGLLPAHAHWSGYEFAMQLVRSAKKELVIIDPFANDMVLSLMAKRAEGVKATIYSARITHAMREEEARLNRQFPIVRLENMREVHDRFVIVDDVVYHVGASFKDLGNQMTAFSVLNFITKEQVLAMVK encoded by the coding sequence ATGAGCGAAAAAGAGGCGTTGCCGGTTGCCGAGAAGAACGAAATCATCGTGTACCAGCCGGAGGGCGGAGAATTCCACATTGAGGTTCGGGTTGAAAATGAGACTGTCTGGCTCACGCAGGCACAGATGGCGGAGTTGTTCTCTACGGACAGAACATCCATTAATAGACACATCCGCAACATATTCCAAACGCAGGAATTAGACGAAAAGTCAACCTGTGCAAAAATTGCACAGGTTCGCATGGAGGGCGGAAGAGCTATTAAACGAATGCAGCCCTTTTACAACTTGGATATGATTATTTCCGTTGGTTACAGGGTTAATTCTATTTGTGGTACTCGATTTCGCCGTTGGGCCAACCAGGTGCTTAAAGAGCATATGCTTAGGGGCTTTAGCATTAACCAACGGTTAATCTCACATGAAAATAAACTTGAAAGTCATGATTCTCGCATAATGAATCTTGAAAAACAGGTGGATTTCTTCGTAAAAGCGAACTTGCCTCCAAGTGAGGGTTTGTTGCCGGCGCATGCGCATTGGAGCGGTTACGAGTTTGCTATGCAATTGGTGCGGTCTGCAAAAAAGGAACTTGTCATCATTGATCCGTTTGCCAATGACATGGTTCTTTCTCTTATGGCAAAACGAGCCGAAGGGGTGAAGGCGACCATCTATTCTGCCAGAATAACCCATGCCATGAGGGAAGAGGAGGCTCGCTTGAATAGGCAATTCCCGATAGTTCGCTTGGAAAATATGCGCGAGGTTCACGACCGTTTTGTCATCGTTGATGACGTGGTTTATCACGTGGGGGCGTCGTTCAAGGATCTTGGGAACCAGATGACTGCATTTTCAGTGCTGAACTTTATTACTAAGGAACAGGTGCTCGCGATGGTGAAGTGA
- a CDS encoding FkbM family methyltransferase: MTPFNFVKKAFSNFICNLHTLFKYNNEQDCIKVIQTQNKIICNLQEDILSVRKEIVEIYFDTHKDEADQYRNELRYLKNVHTMVPFLYPQTKKINPPVSGYDEKYKLSFVIHNNNRLYFPKGWSPETASNAYRNYIERENLLGGGYTEKAPHQYVTESFHVEQDDIIVDAGCAEALFALDSVEKAKHVYLLEADAIWLKPLQVTFAPYKDKVTIIQKFLSGEKSENTVTLDSLFDKFSEESFFIKMDIEGAEESVIQGSKDFLTSQNKIKLACCTYHKARHAETISSLLEDMDYHFEFSDGYMLFPWDKHQQPPYFRKGLIRAVRSI, translated from the coding sequence ATGACTCCATTTAATTTTGTGAAAAAAGCATTTTCAAATTTCATCTGTAATTTACACACATTGTTCAAATACAACAATGAGCAAGACTGCATTAAGGTAATTCAAACTCAGAATAAGATTATTTGTAATTTACAAGAAGATATACTTTCCGTAAGAAAAGAAATCGTTGAAATATACTTTGACACACATAAGGATGAAGCTGATCAATATCGCAATGAACTTAGGTATTTGAAGAATGTGCATACAATGGTCCCATTCTTATACCCACAAACAAAAAAAATAAATCCACCCGTTTCAGGATACGACGAGAAATACAAACTTTCCTTTGTTATTCACAACAACAATCGTTTGTATTTTCCTAAAGGTTGGTCTCCAGAGACAGCTAGTAATGCATATCGTAATTATATTGAACGAGAGAATTTACTTGGCGGAGGATATACAGAAAAAGCGCCTCATCAATATGTAACAGAATCCTTCCATGTGGAACAAGACGATATTATTGTAGACGCAGGCTGCGCTGAAGCTCTTTTTGCACTTGATTCTGTTGAAAAAGCCAAACATGTATATTTACTGGAAGCTGATGCTATTTGGCTTAAACCCTTACAGGTAACATTCGCTCCTTATAAAGACAAAGTTACAATCATTCAAAAATTTTTAAGCGGCGAAAAATCTGAGAACACAGTAACACTTGATAGTCTTTTTGACAAGTTTAGCGAAGAATCATTCTTTATAAAAATGGATATTGAGGGGGCAGAAGAATCGGTCATTCAAGGAAGCAAGGATTTTCTCACATCTCAAAATAAAATTAAACTTGCTTGTTGTACATACCATAAAGCTCGCCACGCAGAAACGATATCATCTCTACTAGAAGATATGGACTATCATTTTGAATTTTCGGATGGTTATATGCTATTCCCTTGGGACAAGCATCAACAGCCTCCATATTTTAGGAAAGGCTTGATTAGGGCTGTTCGCTCTATTTAA
- a CDS encoding ABC transporter permease yields the protein MAATQTSEWTTVIKPKSSLLEVDFGELWQYRDLYRMFVKRDIVTWYKQTILGPLWFFIQPIMTTIMFMVVFGGIAKISTDGLPQPLFYLAGICLWTYFSECLNQTSKTFIENANMFGKVYFPRLVVPLATVTSNLVRLSIQMGLFLIVFAYYLIFTDAPVHPNIYLLLTPVLIALIAALALGFGVLFSSLTTKYRDLTFLLTFIVQLWMYATPVIYPLSTIEDPRLKMLMQANPLTSIMETFKFGMLGVGEFSWAALGYTAGFAAFILALGIVVFNKIQRTFMDTV from the coding sequence ATGGCAGCGACGCAGACAAGCGAATGGACCACCGTCATCAAGCCCAAATCGAGTTTACTCGAAGTGGACTTTGGCGAACTTTGGCAGTACCGCGATTTGTACCGCATGTTCGTGAAGCGCGATATTGTCACTTGGTACAAGCAAACCATTCTCGGCCCGCTGTGGTTCTTTATCCAGCCCATCATGACCACCATCATGTTTATGGTCGTGTTCGGCGGCATCGCTAAAATCAGCACCGACGGGCTCCCGCAACCGCTCTTTTACCTCGCGGGCATTTGCCTGTGGACCTATTTTTCGGAATGCCTGAACCAGACCAGCAAAACATTCATCGAAAACGCGAACATGTTCGGCAAGGTGTATTTTCCGCGACTCGTCGTGCCGCTGGCAACCGTTACCAGCAACCTGGTGCGACTCAGCATTCAAATGGGGCTATTCCTGATTGTATTTGCGTACTACCTGATTTTCACTGACGCCCCAGTGCACCCGAACATTTACCTGCTGCTCACACCCGTACTGATCGCGCTCATCGCAGCGCTCGCACTCGGCTTTGGTGTGCTATTCAGCAGCCTCACCACCAAATACCGCGACCTCACATTCTTGCTCACGTTTATCGTGCAACTATGGATGTACGCCACTCCGGTAATCTATCCGCTCAGCACCATCGAAGATCCGCGCCTGAAAATGCTCATGCAAGCAAACCCGCTCACCAGCATTATGGAAACCTTCAAGTTCGGCATGCTCGGCGTGGGCGAATTCAGCTGGGCAGCCCTCGGCTACACAGCCGGCTTCGCCGCCTTCATCCTCGCACTTGGCATTGTCGTATTTAACAAAATCCAGCGCACCTTCATGGATACAGTGTAA